The following are encoded together in the Humulus lupulus chromosome 5, drHumLupu1.1, whole genome shotgun sequence genome:
- the LOC133780202 gene encoding putative pentatricopeptide repeat-containing protein At5g47460, which translates to MQRFLFNRLVQKNLLLHSLCPKEHLSQSEQALFEASSLLNSGGAKADWNTLVHMVRASTNMSWDFYCQQLHSYILRSGFGSDVSISNALIRFYVTVGALNGAHKVFVDMPHRSVVSWNSMISGFVRSGQFSKALDTFLELDRSDIFADLFSLTAALAACGPHGLFRLGQSIHSKIVKSGVENGLVVSNCLIDMYGKCGPIQEAMVVFNNLIDKDIISWNSAIAACAKNGDLKQAVCLLQQMPKPDTISYNELINGYAQFGEMEEAIKILSRMPNPDSSSWNSIITGFVNRNQAREALDVLCKMHLENIRMDEFTFSSVLSGVAGLSAFTWEMLIHCSTVKRVFDTSTVTQASMEAQ; encoded by the exons ATGCAAAGATTCCTATTCAATAGATTGGTCCAAAAGAACCTACTTTTACATTCATTATGTCCAAAAGAACATCTTTCTCAAAGTGAGCAGGCCTTGTTTGAGGCATCTTCATTACTTAATTCTGGTGGTGCTAAAGCAGATTGGAACACCTTGGTCCACATGGTACGAGCTTCGACAAACATGAGCTGGGATTTTTATTGTCAGCAGCTTCATAGCTACATTCTACGATCTGGGTTTGGCTCCGATGTCTCTATCTCCAATGCCCTGATTCGCTTTTATGTAACAGTTGGTGCTTTGAATGGTGCACACAAAGTGTTTGTTGATATGCCTCATCGTAGTGTTGTCTCTTGGAACTCTATGATTTCTGGGTTCGTGCGCTCTGGCCAGTTTAGTAAAGCATTGGATACTTTTCTTGAGCTGGATAGGTCCGATATTTTTGCAGACTTGTTTTCCTTGACGGCTGCTTTGGCTGCGTGTGGCCCACATGGTCTTTTCCGGTTAGGCCAGTCAATTCACTCTAAGATAGTGAAATCAGGAGTCGAAAATGGCCTTGTTGTTTCCAATTGCTTGATTGACATGTATGGGAAATGTGGCCCTATTCAAGAAGCAATGGTTGTGTTCAATAATTTGATTGACAAGGACATAATCTCTTGGAATTCTGCCATTGCAGCATGTGCTAAAAATGGAGACTTGAAACAAGCAGTTTGTTTATTACAGCAGATGCCTAAACCTGATACAATCTCATATAATGAATTGATAAACGGGTATGCTCAGTTTGGAGAGATGGAAGAAGCTATTAAGATTTTGTCAAGAATGCCAAATCCAGACTCATCTTCATGGAACTCAATAATAACAGGATTTGTAAATAGAAACCAAGCAAGAGAAGCTTTAGATGTCTTGTGCAAAATGCACTTAGAGAATATAAGAATGGATGAGTTCACATTTTCAAGTGTTTTAAGTGGAGTTGCAGGACTTTCAGCTTTCACATGGGAAATGTTGATCCACTGCAGCACTGTAAAGAGAGTTTTTGATACATCTACTGTT ACCCAAGCTTCAATGGAAGCCCAATGA